From the genome of Notolabrus celidotus isolate fNotCel1 chromosome 5, fNotCel1.pri, whole genome shotgun sequence, one region includes:
- the pitpnab gene encoding LOW QUALITY PROTEIN: phosphatidylinositol transfer protein alpha isoform (The sequence of the model RefSeq protein was modified relative to this genomic sequence to represent the inferred CDS: inserted 1 base in 1 codon) produces MLIKEFRVILPISVEEYQVGQLYSVAEASKNETGGGEGVEVLKNEPYEKDGEKGQYTHKIYHLQSKVPSFVRMLAPASALXIHEKAWNAYPYCRTVITNEYMKDNFLIKIETWHKPDTGQLENVHQLDAETWKKVDVVYIDIADRHQVEPKDYKPEEDPCRYKSVKTGRGPLGPDWKKDLANKKDCPHMCAYKLVTVKFKWWGLQNKVENFIQKQEKRLFTNFHRQLFCWIDKWIELNMDDIRRMEEETRKELDEMRVKDPVKGMVALED; encoded by the exons TACCAAGTGGGCCAGCTGTACTCTGTGGCTGAGGCCAGTAAGAACGAGACAGGCGGAGGTGAAGGAGTGGAGGTGCTAAAAAATGAGCCCTACgagaaggatggagagaagggacaatacacacacaaaatctaCCATTTGCAGAG TAAAGTGCCGTCGTTCGTCAGAATGTTGGCTCCAGCTTCAGCTC ACATCCACGAGAAGGCCTGGAACGCATACCCATACTGTcgcacag TTATCACT aaCGAGTATATGAAAGATAACTTCCTGATCAAGATCGAGACATGGCACAAACCTGACACAGGACAGcttgaaaat GTACACCAACTGGATGCAGAGACCTGGAAGAAGGTGGATGTAGTCTATATTGATATTGCAGACAGACACCAAGTGGAGCCGAAG GACTACAAGCCTGAGGAGGATCCCTGCAGGTACAAATCAGTGAAGACAGGACGAGGCCCTCTAGGACCAGACTGGAAG AAGGACCTTGCAAACAAGAAAGACTGCCCACACATGTGTGCCTACAAACTGGTCACGGTTAAATTCAAGTGGTGGGGCCTGCAAAATAAAGTGGAGAACTTCATTCAAAAG CAAGAGAAGCGTTTGTTCACTAACTTCCACCGTCAGCTGTTCTGCTGGATCGACAAGTGGATAGAATTGAACATGGATGACATTCGTCGCATGGAGGAGGAGACACGCAAGGAGTTAGATGAG aTGAGAGTGAAGGACCCGGTCAAGGGGATGGTGGCTTTAGAGGACTGA